One stretch of Streptomyces sp. R21 DNA includes these proteins:
- a CDS encoding sensor histidine kinase yields MHDTLLIALFAFLGAAAAGLLGAFALRVIRRRSLTASLAVVAVVAVTAMLAGTLAVAWAMFLSPHDLKVVTTVVAMAAVVSLVTALLLGRWVVARSRELTLAARSFGDGGAFAAPHGAATAELAALGRELQTTSAKLAESRDRERALETSRRELVAWISHDLRTPLAGLRAMSEALEDGVAADPDRYLRQIRTEVERLNDMVGDLFELSRIHAGALALSPSRMSLYDLVGDALAGADPLARELGVRLVGDRIEPVPVEVDGKEMSRVLGNLLVNAIRRTPADGTVAVAAERSAEGVVLSVTDGCGGIPEEDLPRVFDTGWRGTHARTPPAGAGLGLAIVRGIVEAHQGRAAVRNVTGGCRFEVTLPTAQG; encoded by the coding sequence ATGCACGACACACTCCTCATCGCCCTCTTCGCCTTCCTCGGCGCCGCCGCGGCCGGGCTGCTCGGGGCGTTCGCGCTCCGGGTGATCCGGCGCCGCTCGCTGACCGCGTCGCTCGCCGTCGTCGCCGTGGTGGCGGTGACCGCGATGCTCGCGGGCACGCTGGCCGTGGCGTGGGCGATGTTCCTGTCGCCGCACGACCTGAAGGTCGTCACGACGGTCGTCGCGATGGCCGCGGTGGTCTCCCTCGTCACCGCCCTGCTCCTCGGCCGCTGGGTCGTCGCCCGCAGCCGGGAACTCACCCTCGCCGCCCGCTCCTTCGGCGACGGCGGCGCCTTCGCCGCCCCGCACGGCGCGGCGACCGCCGAACTCGCCGCGCTGGGCCGCGAGTTGCAGACCACCAGCGCCAAGCTCGCCGAGTCCCGCGACCGCGAACGCGCCCTGGAGACCTCCCGGCGCGAACTCGTCGCCTGGATCTCGCACGACCTGCGCACCCCCCTCGCGGGCCTGCGCGCGATGTCCGAGGCCCTGGAGGACGGCGTCGCGGCCGACCCGGACCGCTACCTCCGCCAGATCCGCACCGAGGTCGAACGTCTCAACGACATGGTCGGCGACCTCTTCGAACTCTCCCGCATCCACGCGGGCGCCCTCGCGCTCTCGCCCTCCCGGATGTCGCTGTACGACCTCGTCGGCGACGCCCTGGCGGGCGCGGACCCGCTCGCCCGCGAACTCGGCGTACGGCTGGTCGGCGACCGTATCGAGCCGGTGCCGGTCGAGGTCGACGGCAAGGAGATGAGCCGGGTTCTGGGCAACCTCCTCGTCAACGCGATCCGCCGCACCCCCGCCGACGGCACGGTCGCGGTCGCCGCGGAACGCTCCGCGGAGGGCGTCGTCCTGTCCGTCACCGACGGCTGCGGCGGCATCCCCGAGGAGGACCTCCCGCGCGTCTTCGACACCGGCTGGCGCGGCACCCACGCCCGAACGCCCCCCGCCGGAGCGGGCCTCGGCCTCGCCATCGTGCGGGGCATCGTGGAGGCCCACCAGGGGCGCGCGGCCGTACGCAACGTCACCGGGGGCTGCCGCTTCGAGGTGACCCTTCCCACCGCCCAGGGGTGA
- a CDS encoding response regulator transcription factor, translating into MPQPNESPPRPPAPSAPARVLVVDDDPTVAEVVSGYLDRAGYAVDRAGDGPAALACAAAHWPDLVVLDLMLPGMDGLEVCRRIRSRGPVPVIMLTARGDEDDRILGLEVGADDYVTKPFSPRELVLRVESVLRRTRPATRPLRPLSAAGLTVDPAARRATKDGAELALTIREFDLLAFFLRNPGRAYSREDLMREVWGWDFGDLSTVTVHVRRLRGKVEDDPGRPRLIQTVWGVGYRFEEPTPEADSPVAQEP; encoded by the coding sequence ATGCCGCAGCCGAACGAATCACCTCCGCGGCCCCCCGCCCCGTCGGCCCCCGCGAGGGTCCTCGTGGTGGACGACGACCCCACCGTCGCCGAGGTGGTCTCCGGCTACCTCGACCGCGCGGGCTACGCCGTGGACCGCGCCGGCGACGGCCCCGCCGCGCTCGCGTGCGCCGCGGCGCACTGGCCCGACCTGGTGGTACTGGACCTGATGCTGCCCGGCATGGACGGCCTGGAGGTGTGCCGCCGGATACGGAGCCGCGGCCCCGTGCCCGTCATCATGCTCACCGCCCGCGGCGACGAGGACGACCGCATTCTGGGCCTGGAGGTGGGCGCCGACGACTACGTGACGAAGCCGTTCAGCCCGCGCGAGCTGGTACTGCGCGTCGAGTCCGTGCTGCGCCGCACCCGCCCCGCGACCCGCCCGCTGCGCCCCCTGAGCGCGGCCGGTCTCACCGTCGACCCGGCGGCCCGCCGTGCCACCAAGGACGGGGCCGAACTCGCCCTCACCATCCGGGAGTTCGACCTCCTCGCGTTCTTCCTCCGCAACCCCGGCCGCGCCTACAGCCGCGAGGACCTGATGCGCGAGGTGTGGGGCTGGGACTTCGGCGACCTGTCCACGGTCACCGTGCACGTCCGCCGCCTGCGCGGCAAGGTCGAGGACGACCCGGGCAGACCCCGCCTGATCCAGACCGTGTGGGGGGTGGGCTACCGCTTCGAGGAGCCCACACCCGAAGCGGACTCACCGGTCGCACAGGAGCCGTGA
- a CDS encoding glycosyltransferase family 2 protein, producing the protein MKAVTTSPVNPEEPGVDVVLPCLDEADALPWVLARIPPGWRAIVVDNGSTDGSADIARGLGATVVREERRGFGAACHAGLTAATADIVCFCDCDASLDPSLLVPFVREVRGGGADLVLGRRRPRGRGAWPAHARAGNLALSHLLRRRTGLRLHDLGPLRAARREALLGLGLSDRRSGYPLQMVVRAADAGWRVVEHDVPYLPRAGASKVTGTWRGTWQAVVDMRRVLAEAVTKTP; encoded by the coding sequence GTGAAAGCCGTGACGACCTCTCCCGTGAACCCCGAAGAGCCTGGTGTGGACGTGGTGCTGCCCTGCCTCGACGAGGCCGACGCGCTGCCCTGGGTGCTGGCCCGGATCCCGCCCGGCTGGCGCGCGATCGTCGTGGACAACGGCTCCACCGACGGCTCCGCGGACATCGCCCGCGGGCTCGGTGCGACCGTCGTGCGCGAGGAGCGGCGCGGGTTCGGCGCCGCCTGCCACGCCGGGCTGACCGCCGCCACCGCCGACATCGTCTGCTTCTGCGACTGCGACGCCTCGCTCGATCCGTCGCTCCTCGTGCCGTTCGTGCGCGAGGTGCGGGGTGGCGGGGCCGATCTTGTGCTCGGGCGGCGGCGGCCTCGGGGGCGGGGCGCCTGGCCGGCGCACGCCCGCGCGGGGAATCTCGCGCTCTCGCATCTGCTGCGGCGGCGTACGGGGTTGCGACTGCACGACCTCGGGCCGTTGCGGGCCGCTCGGCGTGAAGCGCTGCTTGGGCTCGGGCTGTCCGACCGGCGCAGTGGTTATCCGCTGCAGATGGTCGTGCGGGCGGCTGACGCCGGGTGGCGGGTGGTCGAGCACGACGTGCCGTATCTGCCCCGGGCCGGGGCTTCCAAGGTCACGGGGACCTGGCGGGGGACCTGGCAGGCGGTGGTGGACATGCGGCGCGTGCTGGCCGAGGCCGTGACGAAAACCCCGTAG
- a CDS encoding DUF2064 domain-containing protein — MTTLLVIAKEPRPGRVKTRLTPPFTPEEAASLAEAALRDTLDAVLATPARRRVLVLDGAPGPWLPPGFDVVAQCEGGLDERLAAAFAGCAGPALLVGMDTPQVKPGLLATDWAECDAYFGPAEDGGFWALGLAAPDPDLLRGVPMSTDTTGAVQRQRLVAAGLRVRELPRLRDVDTAYDAEVVAADAPHGRFAAELARLTAGTAGVAR; from the coding sequence GTGACCACCCTGCTCGTCATCGCCAAGGAGCCACGGCCGGGGCGTGTGAAGACCCGGCTCACACCCCCGTTCACCCCCGAGGAAGCCGCCTCGCTCGCCGAAGCGGCCCTGCGGGACACGCTGGACGCCGTACTCGCGACGCCCGCCCGGCGGCGGGTGCTGGTGCTGGACGGGGCCCCCGGGCCCTGGCTGCCGCCCGGCTTCGACGTCGTAGCGCAGTGCGAAGGCGGCCTCGACGAGCGGCTGGCCGCGGCGTTCGCCGGGTGCGCGGGGCCGGCGCTGCTGGTCGGGATGGACACACCGCAGGTGAAGCCGGGGCTGCTCGCCACCGACTGGGCGGAGTGCGACGCGTACTTCGGGCCCGCCGAGGACGGCGGGTTCTGGGCGCTCGGGCTGGCCGCACCGGACCCGGACCTGCTGCGCGGCGTCCCGATGTCGACGGACACCACCGGCGCCGTACAGCGGCAGCGGCTCGTCGCGGCGGGCCTGCGGGTGCGCGAGCTGCCGCGGCTGCGGGACGTCGACACGGCGTACGACGCGGAGGTGGTCGCCGCCGACGCGCCGCACGGGCGGTTCGCGGCGGAACTGGCCCGGCTGACCGCGGGCACGGCGGGCGTCGCCCGATGA